aatttaaatagaagtggtaaaattataattattatatatattactagttattttaattgattctttacaaaatactttgtttttttcttctaaattgtaacactaatttcgaaattttaacatagtagtctaattaactagaaattaaagagcaattcatcaaattaattatagaacctatgtaatgtatatataaaagttatcttaaaatttttaaaatagtaaatatatttttaattacataatattaatactacgtgattaattttaaaactaatattTAATCAATTTGTAAAAATAGATATTTATTGCTAGaaaatagttaaaaatatttattgtaaattattaagtataaataaattaatttaaaaggggatggtcaaaattggtcgtcaacagctacccctctttgaccggagacgatgaaagagttttcgggcaaagaaattgaaccaaagcctAATTTTTCCCGACTTTAGGCATGTATTGCAGGAGTGGCATGAAGATTATGAGTTGCAGGATTGAGTTAAGGAAGATTCTGGGAGGATTTTAGAAAGAATTTTGGAAATATTGgggccgaattctggctttgaattacTTACATACCTCAGGCTTAATGAGGATCAGGCATCATATAGTTCTGGAGTGAAGATTTTGAGGAAGCGACACTCGCAAGAATTGCCCCAATATCGCATTATGATGATACAGTGAGACGGAGGATTGGGCACTCGTGATAGCTTGAGTTGTGCGGCttgatttgaaggatttgaaaacTTTAAGTTTCACGGTCGTCTTGAACTTGGGTCCTTGGCCCGCTAATAGGCTTGCTGTCCCTATAGTGTTATAGTTTGATCTGCTTCTTAGAAAAGTTCCACGATGTGGTGTTTGttcctgcaaaacaaataaaatataCGCATACCAATATATTAAGATGCGATTTAAATGTTGCAGGAATGATGATGCATGGTTGTCGGcgagccgttatttgggatcggGATGATGGAAAACTTGATCTTGACTCGATTTGTTAGCCAGGCTGTGTACCATTTCACAGCTAACAGAGCATTTGAAAATTGTCTTTGCTTGCTGGGAGAGCTTGATTGGTATAGTGCGTCTCCGCTTATTGGTAGAGCTTGATTTGTAGAGTGCGTCTCCACTTGTtaggagagctttgcactgaaatGTAAAGTAATATCCGCTTGGGAATGATTGACTAAAATCATAATCATGCCTAAAGCTGCATGAGCAAAATGTtaaaacattcaaagtaatagCAAATTGAATAAAAGAATGCctaagagatactcttgactgccaAGCTAAGTTGCGGCCATCGATTGGCAGAACATCGATGACGAGGTTTGCGACTGTCTATTCTGGCATCCATTGTGACGGAGCGACGATGCGAGTTGCTTGGTTGGCGAAGTTTgtagtttgctatatacaaggcttcGATTGGCGAAGCCGACGTTCGATTTGTATAAGgcgctccgattgattgagctaacagtttgctatatacaggacaTCAATTGATGAAGCCGACGTCTCGTTTGTACAGGGTGCTCCGATTAGTTGAGCAGACAATTTTCTACATACAGGGCTTCAATTGGTGAAGCTGACGACTCGTTTGTACAGGATGCTCCGATTAGTTGAGCAGGCGGTTTGCTATGTACAGGTTTTTTTGTATCAGCTATCTAATTCTGAGATGCCTACAAAGGATTCAAAGTTTAGCTTTAGCTGTACCAGAAAAATCTAAGTAAAGGAGGAAGAGAGATAATCTTAGGCAGGTGGCGGGTCTGTCATTTGCCCTAGTGCGGTCTTAGTGCTTCCTTGCTTTCTATTGACCCTGCGCTCAAAGAAATATTCTTAGTGGGGGCAAggaagttggtttgtgtcgaccacagTGTTGGTTTGCCCCGACCTTTGACATGATTGCGCCGCGAAGTTTGGTAGATGGAATAaattactgtatatatatatttttagaaaacattttgaaaatacTTTGTTTTTAAGGCAAATGTCGTCGTTctggattatgacatgttatgaaaGATTCTCCACGCATGAGCATATCCTCTTGAAAACTTTTTCCCGTTGATATCGATCTTCCGTGATGCTTCTGACAACACGACTACTTGCTATCATGACTGCATCCTAATttgaactaatgcattacaatgattttcctaaggttatgaccgaaccctttcagTTTGCCTaagtatccaaatggaatcaggtcaaagCATAGTTCAATTATAACAGATGTAAAATGATGACATTAAGAATGAAAATGGATGAGTCTGACTCAGACATCCTACGTATCCAAATGAAATCAGGCCAGAACGTACTTCAATTACAAAAGACGATTGAATccaatgaggattgcctacgtattcctttaTGAGGAAATCAAGTCGGCATAGTTCCTCGGCAACATACCaaagtgatatttggtttttctattacaagagaaaGGGAGGAAAGAAACCGAACCCTacatgggttgcctacgtatccctccgtgggaagtcaggttgaacgtagttctgttacagcaaaaacctaactctatttgtccttaaacatagtatctcttgattgcgtctgagttgataagCTTCGTGTTGACTCTTTCATCCATTTCTGCCATGATTAGAGCTCTACCCGATATTGCTCAGTGAACCACGTGAGGACCTTGCCAGTTTGGTGTAGGGCCCTATAAAATATTCCCCAAAAAACCgaagttcggactttttggattgaacaatgcactggggagTTGCAGAAAAATATTTTTGCAGAGTTAGGCATTTTCgcagcccattatgcggccgcataatcactctgcgggccgaagaatggccgcagagtgaagcagctacttgggccattttttatgacaatttcgcggccagttatgcgaccgcacaaccatttcaagggccgcacttttgtcgcacaatcAGCCTAAGAATTTTTGTTGAGGGAGGTTCTACGGCACATTATGCGACCTAAGAAGAGGTCCGCGGGGCCGCATAACGGCCGCAAAGTGAAGCAGGACAACCCAGTTTAGAAGGCCAttttttgcggaccgcaaaaaattatgcggtcgcatatgcgactgcagatctTGTCCcagggcttcatttttgggtttttataacccgaccttaCTTcgataaaacatatgccatagtcaaATTTGAGCAATTTTCcgatacttttagagtgagaaagagtgcttAGTGTGGGGGGaataaccttcaacctattatccatcaattcttgctcaatcattgaggattaacaaagaaagtcttcatcctaaaggtaagaatctatgtcatagctctcaatttcaaaaatttacaaaaaatgggataattagaaaataattcttgggtgtgggggttTCTTATCtttcatgcatgtgttatcaaagaatgtgggaagtTTGTGAGCTAAAACTAGTAGAGAATGGATtgaggaatgatggaatctttcacaaaagggccttaaaaacattaatgcgcacctagtgtttgataatgtgctcaaatgagctagaatcatgaccatcttcctaattttggtccaacttgttatatttctaaaatagatcgaagttgctaagatttccggaACGCTTTatagtttaaaggaagctcaattgaggtatgttggctaaacccccctcttcttagaatcgaatcccatagtgttcatgtaattggtgtaagtcccaaattgatcataatagaattggctattccgaatgtgcttgtgttgaaggatatatatgctcaatatgtattgtaaattcttcatcatatcaccttatcattgaggatgtgttcaaaatatggaatacgtgttaaaaatgttaagacttcaagtcaaaatcaaaataaaggttgttatgacaaattgtatgaaaagcttctatgtgcctaagattcccaaattgctcatatgtgaatttaatattaatgggaagccttattattgttgataatgataatgatgtttgaatgtgaaaAGGGGaattggaattatgaaatacggccaagtgccaagaatgactttataattctagctaatagtgccaatgaatcgaaatgATATGAAAGCAGTATGATGTGATATGATTTActaaaaaaggtaatgtctcgggtgagacagGCTAGTCGATCGGGCCGtaatcggatgccatgccgcacacatggtggtgactgtgatggaaattataataaaattgtggttatggttgatgtctcaaatgagacgacctagttgatcgggttgtgatcggactccgtgtaagaatacggtggtattgtgaattatggtatatcggcactaaagatcacccaacctaataacatggaaattgtcttgaaaacttatgtgatccttaacttgatgttttagtattgtttgaagctcttattgaattcttgattgttcccccttgtattattatttcattctattgaaatggtgtttagttttacatactagtactattcgacagtactaacgtcccttttgccgggggcgctacatctttaaatggatgcaggtggttctatagtAGGTAGTGTTGATCAGcaatagtggtacatcctcttcccagcagacttggtgagacCCACTTCATCCCAGGGTCACGTAtagtatcttttgttcatattattatcacgtctcgaggtatagccggggccttattaccggcactatcataacactcttttgtatcttttagagacttcgtagacactatgtgggttgtacatgggtgctagaaaagtcaaacaagttaagttgtgttttgatcacttgttccactcaaactataagaatatgtatattttgagagttaaaagtgaagtaactaatgaaatgatttagtattGTGCACATGATCTCCCtactatctaattaatgaaattatgtcttctcttgatcatgggtgcaTTGCGTAGAAAgcatctaataggcttgcttgatcgggttcactcgattgggCACCGGTCGCGCtttccgagtttggggcgtgacaaacttggtatcatagcctaagattttaaagtgtcctaggatgtctcggagccgtatctagtagagtcctccTTATCTGTGTGTTGTCGatcacatctataagttggaggctacttggacatttaggaataatacacttctttgatattctggatcgtgcgatgaaactgattgtgaaactgttcgtcctctaactcgtgcattcctttaactttcagtacatggcacataagaagagagcaagaactggccaaagagccaatgccGCCTCAGGAGTGGCAATTAACCCTTTATTTGGTGATGTGAGTGAATACCCGAGGGGTAGGGATAATCCCCcgactactacactgcctgattccactacacctgaccaggccacaccagttcctgcacctactgagggtgcagcagttcctccaactgatattttggttccacctccagccccagcttccggttctggtatttctgacggggatcttaggggagctatctagatgctgacacagatagtggcttttcaagcccagagatcaaatgttgcacccacttcttctagccaacaaggggattctagtggttccaggaTGAACAGGTTTCtttagttggatcctccagtgttcacaggtgcTAATTCCGAagaggacccacaggacttcattgatgagatgcataagactctccgggttatgcgcactactgagacggagggagtggagttggccgcctaacacttgaaaggggtggcctattcttggtttgagctgtgggaggactcttgGGAGGATGGGAGCCATCTAacaaggtggagtgagtttgctaacgttttcatagaccatttcttgccggcTGAGACTAGGAAAGCTCCTGTCGTagagtttgagaaccttaagcaaggaagtaagagtgtgtgggggtatcacatggagttcgtgcgtctgtctaaatatgccattctcatATTGCCCACtttggaggctagagtgcgtcggtttgtacagggccttagccccttagttatcaatgaggccgctacaactgccttgaattcagatatgaaatatgggaagatggtagcatttgctcaagctacagagaaccgtaagttgaagaacagaatggagcgagagggtacaagcaaggcccggtccgcggacaactttggggagtcatttggtgggggaagatcaaCATTTAGGGgaaggtcatcagggccatcccagtctttcgctcagtcttcagccagtgcaccgccagtaggggagtcatttcaggcccaatcagggcagcagAGGACCCCAGAAGCAGGGccaatcaggagggagattccagcaacagcggaggcccccatgcccgaGGTGTGTGAAGATGCACTTGGGGATCTTctacatggacctacctatatgttacgggtgcggattgaggggtcttATTCAAAGAGAGTGTCGTTCATCCCGCTAGGGTTcgggcaggggcacaacacaATACAGCTAAccagttctgcagctgctacatcttcggtaccccctccagctcgaggtacTCCAGCACCAGTAGGGTGTGGTGTAGATAGGGGTGGTGtgcagagttcaggaggacctaTCCATTTCTATGTTATGAGTAGTCGCCAGAGTGcataggcttctccagatgttgtcacaggtgtattgactgtccaatctcatgatatatatgctcttattgatcccagttccaccttatcgtacgtTACCctttatgttgctatggaatttgggatagaaccagaacagcttctTGAGccattctctatatctactccggttggcgagtctattgtggatgcacgggtttataggggttgtgttgtcatgGTGCGAGGTCGAGACACCGTGGCCTATCTTATTGAATTGgagatggtcgattttgatgtaattatgggaatggattggctttattcatgttttgccaagctcgattgccgaactaggactgtgaggtttgaatttccaaatgagctagcttttgagtggaagggggataatgtaatgcctaaaggtaggtttatttcttatcttaagccacgaagatgattaataaggggtgtatctatcatttggtccgggttacggacactgatgctgaggcacctacactcgagtgtgtgccagttgtgaatgaatttctagaGGTCTTTCTTGATGAGCTCCTTGGGATTCCGCTAgaaagggagattgattttggggttgatgtgatgccaggcatgcaGCCTCTATCTATTCTACCCTACAGGAtagcaccagcagaattgaaggagctaaaggaacaattgaaggatttgttagagaagggtttcatccgaccgagtgtgccACCATGGGgcacaccggttctctttgtgaggaagaaagatggatcactaaggatgtgtattgacttccggcagctcaacaaagtcacaataaaaaacaaatacccattaccaagaatagatgatttgtttgatcggttacagggtgctaggtacttctccaaaatttatttatggtccgggtaccaccaattgaagattagggagcaggatattctgaaaaaacctttcaggactcggtatgggcactttgaatttctggtaatgtcttttgggctaacaaatgccccggtgactttcatggatcttatgaatcgggttttcaagccttttctcgattcctttgtgatagtattcattgacgatatccttgtgtattcacgaggtcgagaggaccatgccgatcatctcaaggcagttttgcagactcttcatcagcaccaattgtacgcgaaattttcaaaatgtgaattttggctcgagtctgtcacattcttgggtcatgttgtctctggagaaggaattaaggttgacccTCAAAAGATtacagcggtgaagaattggcctagacccataaCGCTAACTgtgattcacagtttcttgggcttagcagggtattacaagAAGTTTGTGAAGGGGTTCTCTACttttgcctctccgttgactaaattgactcaaaaagcggttaagttccaatggtccgatgcttgtgaaatgagcttccaggagttgaaatcaaggttgactacagcgccggtgttgaccctgccagagggtatagatgggtttgtggtatattgcgatgatTCAAGGATCAGGATTGGGTTTGAGTTAATGAAACACAGCAacgttatagcttatgcttctaggcaactcaagaatcatgagaagaactatccaacacatgacttagaacttgcggcggtggtttttgcattgacaATTTGGCGTTAtaatttgtatggggtccatgtggatgtattcacggaccacaagagtcttcaatatattttcaaacaaaaggagttgaatctgaggcagagaagatggcttgagttactcaaggattacaacatcgatattctatatcacccggggaaagccaatgttgtggcggatgctcttagccgaaaatctatgggtagtttggctcacttggaggcaagCCGAAGGCCGTTGGCCAGGGaggttcatcagctagctagcttgggagttcgtcttgcagactctagtgaaggaggggtaattgtgaaaaatagggctgaatcattgcttgATGTGGATGTCAAAGAGAAGCAGTACggcgatccattgttggtacaactgaaggaggggattcaaaaacacaAAACTAAGGCTTGTACTCTTggtatggatgatggtacactaaggtaccaagggcgactatgtgttccaaatgtagatggtctccgggaaagaatcatgatcgaggctcacacttataggtattccgtgcacccaggttctacgaagacgtatcatgatctcaaggaagtttatTGGTGGAGTGACATGAAAATAAATATGGCGGACTTTGTGgaaagatgtccgaattgtcagcaagtgaaggccgaacaccaatggcctggtgggttggcatagaacatagaaattccagtgtggaagtgggaaatgattaatatggattttgtggtaggattaccacacTCTCCGCacaagtttgaatcaatttgggtgattgtggatcggctcacgaaatcagcacacttctttcCAATTAAATCTAtcgacacagcggaacagtatgctcagttgtatatcaagaaaatagtcaggctacatggcactctagtttctatcatttctgatcgaggggctCATTTCACGGCAAATTTTTGGAAgcaatttcagcaaggtttgggtactcaggtgaatcttagtacaaccttccatccacagaccgacgggcaggcagagcggactattcagacacttgaggacatgttgcgtgcttgtgttcttgactttaagggtagctgggatgatcatttgctactcctagagtttgcttataacaacagctttcatgctagtattcagatggcaccatttgaggcattatatggtaggagatgtagatctcccattgggtggttcgagattggggaagctgagTTAATAGGAccaaacctcgtgcatcaggctatagaAAAGTTTAAAATCATTAAAGTGCGGTTGAAAagtgctcagagtcgtcaaaaatcctattcggatgtttgtcgcagagacttagagttcaaggaagatgattgggtattcttgaaggtttcccccatgaagggtataatgcggtttggaaggaaagggaaattgagtgcgaggtatgtcgggccgtacaaaatcattcagaggattggttaggtggtgtacaagcttgagctactacccgagatgtcattagtgcacccggtattccatgtgtctatgttgaagaaggtagttggagatccgtcagctattgtgccggttgagaccattgaggttaatgaagaactgtcatatgaataaattctagttgccattcttgataggcaagtctgaaagttgaggaTTAAAGAAATTACTTCCGTGaaggtgttgtggcgaaaccagcaggttgaagaggctacttgggaggccgaggaagagatgaaaaagaagtatccttacttgtttgtataAGCTATGTAACCTTTCTATAAGAACTATTGCCTATGGAttcttgtatcacttgttcagttaatgtaaaggtgcttctttctaaatatattgtatgtgaggccacggttggtgttgttatgagttatgttacgtcattggattatacatatatatatattgaggatatgtttctggggctctctgacatgtggataggcctagttacaggggaaactctggcgaaatatttgaaaatttagggagttagtcgaATTTCgggctgctggtgtgtggtatgaaaactgagttgcataggATGCTAATAGTGAGCCTTAATCCTCATTCGatgacgaatgatcttaagtgggggaggatgtaaggccttgtaaaatatttcctaaaaattGGGGTTcatactttttggattgaacaatgcgctggagagttgaaggaaaatattttgcagagTTAGGCATtttcgcggcccattatgcggccgcataataactCTACGGGccacagaatggccgcagagtgaagcagctacttgggccattttttatgaCAATTTTGCggccagttatgcgaccgcacaactaTTTCGCAAGCTgcacttttgtcgcacaatcAGCCTTAGAAGTTTTACGGAGGGAGATTCTGCGGTGCGTTAtatgaccgcagaacaggtctgcgggttgcataacggccgcagagtgaagcaggccaGCTCAATTCTAAAGGCCATTTTTCGGGGTCATTTCGcagaccgcagaatcattatgtggtcgcatatgcgaccgctgATTGTGTCCCGTGGATTCATTTTTGGGTTCTTATAACCCGAACCTGCTTcgataaaacatatgccatagtcaaatttgagcaaatatttgatacttttagagtgagaaagagtgcttagtgtgggggagtaaccttcaacctattatccatcaattcttgctcaatcattaaggattaacaaagaaagtcttcatcctaaaggtaaaaatctatgtcctagctcccaatttcgaaaatttacaaaaaatgggttaattagaaagacaattcttgggtgtgggggttgttatcttgcatgcatgtgttatcaaagaatgtggaaAGGTTGTGAGCAAAatatgatagagaatgggttgggaaatgatggaatctttcacaaaagggccttaaaaacattaaagcacacctagtgtttgataatgagctcgaatcatgaccatcttcctaattttggtccaactttttatatttctaaaatagatcgaagttgctaagaatttcagaaTGTTTTatagtttaaaggaagctcaattgaggtatgttggctaaacctccttcttcttagaatcgaatcccatggtgtttatgtaattggtgtaagtcccaaattgatcataataaaattggctattccgaatgtgcttgtgttgaaagatatatgctcaatatgtattgtaaatgcttcatcatatcacattatcattgaggatgtgttcaaaatatggaatatgtgttaaaaatgttaagacttcaagtcaagatcgaaataaaggttgtcatgccaaattgtatgaaaagcctttatgtgcctaagattcccaaattgcacATATGTGAATATAATGTCTTGAGTGGGaagatttattgttgttgataatgataatgatgtttgaatgtggaaaggggaattggaattatgaaatacggccaagtgccaagaatgactttataattgtggccactagtgccaatgaatcgaaaggatatgaaagaagtataaTGTGAGATGATTaattgaaaaaggtaatgtctcgggtgagacggcctagccgatcgggccgtgatcggacgccatgccgcacacatggcgatgactgtgctagaaattataatgaaattgtggttatgattgatgtctcaaatgagatgacctagccgatcgggtcgtgatcggactccgtttAAGAATAcgatggtattgtgaattatgatATATCGGCattaaagatcacccaacctaataacatggaaattgacttgaaaccttatgtgatccttaacttgatgttttagtattatttgaagctcgtattgaattcttgattgttccctcttgtattattattcattctattgagatggtgtttagttttacatactagtactattcgacagtactaacgtcccttttgtcgggggcgctacatctttaaatggatgtaggtggttccacagcaggcaatattgatcagcgatagtggtacatcctcttcccagcagacttggtgagccccacttcatcccggggtcacgtattgtatcttttgttcatatttttatcacgtctcgaggtatagccggggccttattaccggcactatcataatactcttttgtatcttttagagggtCCGTAAACACTATGTgagttgtacatgggtgctagaaaattCAAACAAGTTAGGTTgtgttttgatcacttgttccactcaaactataagaatatgtgtattttgaaacttaaaagtgaagtaactaatgaaatgatttagtattgtgtacatgatctccctactgtctaattaacgaaatcatgtcttctcttgatcatgggtgtgTTGGGTAGAAAgcgtctaacaggcttgcttgaccgggttcactcggttgggcACCGGTCGCGCTttccgagtttggggcatgacatttGGTgtgaactttcctttggcttcctCTTGGCGGGGAAAGAGTTTCTTCAAGACCAACTGCCCCAGTGCAAACTGGCGAGGCTTCACTCTCTTGTTAAATGCATTGTCCATCCTGTTCTGATATAACTGACCAAGACATACTGCATCCATTCTTTTCtcgtcaatgagcatgagttgctctTTTCTGACCCGTATCCATTCTACGTCGTCCAATTTTGCTTCTTGAATGAACCTTAAAGATGGTATTTTGACCTCCGCAGGTATCACAGCTTTAGTGTTGTATACTAACATGTACGGCATTTCCCTAGTGGATGTCCTCATGGTAGTCCGATAAATAAGTAAAGCAAAAGGTAGTTTCTTGTGCCATTgtctgtgattgtccactatcttccgtagaattctcttgatattcttgcTGGATGCCTTGACTGCTCTATTTATTTGTGGTCTGTAGGCTGTGGAATT
This sequence is a window from Nicotiana tomentosiformis chromosome 5, ASM39032v3, whole genome shotgun sequence. Protein-coding genes within it:
- the LOC138892504 gene encoding uncharacterized protein → MGSLAHLEASRRPLAREVHQLASLGVRLADSSEGGVIVKNRAESLLDVDVKEKQYGDPLLVQLKEGIQKHKTKACTLGMDDGSTKTYHDLKEVYWWSDMKINMADFVERCPNCQQVKAEHQWPGGLA
- the LOC138892505 gene encoding uncharacterized protein: MREIYEKFRIVHYNSTAYRPQINRAVKASSKNIKRILRKIVDNHRQWHKKLPFALLIYRTTMRTSTREMPYMLVYNTKAVIPAEVKIPSLRFIQEAKLDDVEWIRVRKEQLMLIDEKRMDAVCLGQLYQNRMDNAFNKRVKPRQFALGQLVLKKLFPRQEEAKGKFTPNVMPQTRKARPVPNRVNPVKQAC